In Gymnogyps californianus isolate 813 chromosome 1, ASM1813914v2, whole genome shotgun sequence, the following are encoded in one genomic region:
- the CAPS2 gene encoding calcyphosin-2 isoform X6: MKEEYKQYSQRIAEKKKDRLRYPEASIKGTQLEDGHNDDLTALDEKALLQQCYTSKPSNMQHNIRKSEAEDVAAERRKQAVVEQVMVDQLSRSVISDSEQSTQADVYKEAHGLLGLGTAPMRFRKRTLHETKIRTKSGLTENMLSNKLRFDSRIISRNGRDACRELIGFFFACDRSLTVYEFRQFGKNRTNALPFIQKGVYQHQRGQRKGKAYDLSDFHVGANLTFRSADHNLPESVKQNPVLTIRVISIDEAAMDFLKASSTEFKQECSKQVVDDSKVFKKIQGILRETLSKRGVRVITGLGKYFRQVDKNRNGFLSQAAFKEALKVFHLEIPEGDFESLWLVLDDSKSDKVDYGEFTRAVFGEMNEYRKAFVRKAYMKLDFNKTGSVPMVDIRKCYCAKKHPLVLAGKATEEEIKSSFLETLGESCSDPNEVSYSEFEDYYEGLSIGIMDDDDFVKILRNPWGM, from the exons ATGAAGGAAGAATATAAGCAGTATTCTCAGAGaattgcagaaaagaaaaaagaccgCCTCCGGTATCCAGAAGCTTCAATAAAG GGTACGCAGCTTGAAGATGGACATAATGATGATCTTACAGCTCTTGATGAGAAAGCTCTCCTGCAACAATGCTACACAAGCAAGCCCTCTAATATGCAGCACAATATAAGGAAATCAGAAGCT gaggatgttgctgcagagaggagaaaacaggcTGTAGTAGAACAAGTGATGGTGGATCAATTATCTAG ATCTGTTATAAGTGACTCAGAGCAATCCACGCAGGCTGATGTTTACAAGGAAGCTCATGGACTTCTGGGACTTGGGACAGCACCAATGCGTTTTAGAAAAAGAACACTGCATGAAACGAA aataaGGACCAAATCAGGATTAACTGAAAACATGCTCTCTAACAAGCTACGCTTTGACAGTAGGATTATATCGAG AAATGGTCGCGATGCTTGTAGAGAGttgattggatttttttttgcatgtgacAGATCCCTTACTGTGTATGAATTTCgacagtttggaaaaaatag AACAAATGCCTTACCTTTCATTCAGAAGGGAGTTTATCAACATCAACGTGgacaaaggaagggaaaagcttATGATCTTAGTGACTTCCATGTT GGAGCTAACCTAACTTTCCGAAGTGCTGATCATAACCTTCCAGAAAGCGTTAAGCAGAACCCAGTTCTCACCATTCGTGTGATAAGTATTGATGAAGCAGCTATGGATTTTCTAAA agcTTCTTCTACGGAATTCAAGCAAGAGTGTTCCAAGCAAGTGGTCGATGACAGCAAAGTTTTCAAGAAGATTCAAG GTATACTTAGAGAGACACTAAGTAAAAGAGGAGTTCGGGTTATAACAGGCTTAGGAAAGTATTTCCGACAAGTAGACAAGAACAGAAATGGTTTTCTCTCTCAGGCAGCCTTTAAAGAAGCTCTAAAAGTATTCCATTTGGAAATACCTGAAGGG gaCTTTGAATCCTTATGGCTTGTTCTTGATGATAGCAAGAGTGATAAGGTCGACTATGGAGAATTTACTCGTGCCGTATTTGGAGAAATGAATGAATATAGGAAAGCGTTTGTAAGAAAA GCTTATATGAAACTAGATTTCAACAAAACTGGGAGTGTGCCTATGGTAGATATCAGAAAATGTTACTGTGCAAAGAAACATCCTCTAGTATTGGCAG GCAAAgctacagaagaagaaattaaatcgTCATTTCTAGAAACATTAGGAGAGTCCTGCAGCGACCCCAATGAAGTGTCCTATTCTGAGTTCGAAGATTACTATGAAGGACTAAGTATTGGAATCATGGATGATGATGATTTTGTTAAGATATTAAGGAACCCTTGGGGAATGTAG